A single Deinococcus sp. Leaf326 DNA region contains:
- a CDS encoding PQQ-binding-like beta-propeller repeat protein, whose translation MPLETGTLLAGRYDLRALLGEGGSAQVFRAGDALLDREVAVKVMHAHVPESDRRRFLREVRTLARLTHPGVVSVLDLGEEPEGGRPFFTMPLLTGGPITALGPLEDAPGPLARFLTAAAFASRALHFVHAQGIVHRDLTPGNVLLDGAGLPRIMDFGLVALSEHTRHLTRSGVTLGTPAYMAPEQAKGTGVDARSDLYALGAVLYRVACGSPPFVGDSDQSVLYQHVYEAAPDPRELNPAIPDAVAQVLLALLAKRPERRPDSGEVLAHLWALARRDVWTAHARGQYRGGRVRSGEHPDGPARASRLQEAWSVPLPGEVTWPAAVVGEGDLVAVGTRGGQLVLTHTSGRPYATFAARDEVTAPATFLGGHVLYGAWDGTLRRAELQSGQEVWRHQARAEFTGAPTVWADRVLAASRDGHLHALNLRTGELAWAYRTGGPLAASPVIWAGAALLCDEDGWLHAIDARSGGPLWKVEVGTVHATPALLPTGPAEATLVIATWPGEVHALRLSAASGRAALRADEPILWTYDLEDEVWASPAIARSAVAAPLLATAAPAEVARGPAGGHGVVVVAGWGGVVRALRLSDGEDLWAHALEGRVTASPVISGGLVYIASELGELAVLDLATGAVRWTRRERTGVQATPLAAGGALYVAFMDGTLRAYRDATPAWTAGGVRED comes from the coding sequence ATGCCGCTGGAAACCGGGACGCTGCTGGCCGGCCGCTACGACCTGCGCGCCCTGCTGGGCGAGGGGGGAAGCGCGCAGGTGTTCCGCGCCGGCGACGCCCTGCTGGACCGCGAGGTGGCGGTCAAGGTCATGCACGCCCACGTGCCCGAGTCCGACCGCCGCCGTTTTCTGCGCGAGGTCCGCACGCTGGCGCGCCTGACCCACCCCGGCGTAGTGTCGGTGCTCGACTTGGGCGAGGAGCCGGAGGGTGGGCGGCCTTTTTTCACCATGCCGCTGCTCACCGGCGGCCCGATCACGGCGCTGGGGCCGCTGGAGGACGCGCCGGGACCGCTGGCGCGCTTTCTCACGGCGGCGGCTTTCGCGTCGCGGGCGCTGCATTTCGTGCACGCCCAGGGCATCGTGCACCGCGACCTCACGCCCGGCAACGTGCTACTCGACGGCGCGGGACTGCCGCGCATCATGGACTTCGGCCTGGTGGCCCTCTCGGAGCACACCCGGCACCTCACGCGCAGCGGGGTCACGCTGGGGACGCCGGCCTACATGGCCCCCGAGCAGGCCAAGGGCACCGGCGTGGACGCCCGCAGCGACCTGTACGCGCTGGGAGCGGTGCTGTACCGCGTGGCGTGCGGCAGTCCGCCGTTCGTGGGTGACAGCGACCAGAGCGTGCTGTACCAGCATGTCTACGAGGCCGCGCCCGACCCGCGCGAACTCAATCCGGCCATTCCCGACGCGGTGGCGCAGGTGCTGCTGGCCCTGTTGGCCAAGCGGCCCGAGCGCCGGCCTGACAGCGGCGAGGTGCTCGCGCACCTGTGGGCGCTGGCGCGGCGCGACGTGTGGACCGCCCACGCGCGCGGGCAGTACCGGGGCGGGCGCGTGCGCAGCGGCGAACACCCCGACGGTCCGGCCCGCGCGTCCCGGTTGCAGGAGGCCTGGAGCGTGCCGCTGCCCGGCGAGGTGACGTGGCCGGCGGCGGTGGTGGGCGAGGGGGACCTCGTGGCTGTGGGCACGCGCGGCGGGCAACTCGTCTTGACCCATACCTCGGGCCGGCCCTACGCAACCTTCGCGGCGCGTGACGAGGTGACGGCCCCAGCGACCTTCCTGGGGGGGCACGTCCTGTACGGTGCCTGGGACGGCACCCTGCGCCGCGCCGAACTGCAGAGCGGCCAGGAGGTCTGGCGTCACCAGGCCCGCGCCGAGTTCACGGGCGCGCCGACCGTCTGGGCCGACCGGGTGCTGGCTGCCAGCCGCGACGGCCACCTGCACGCCCTGAACCTGCGCACCGGCGAGCTGGCCTGGGCCTACCGTACCGGGGGGCCGCTGGCTGCCAGCCCGGTCATCTGGGCAGGGGCCGCGCTGCTGTGTGACGAGGACGGCTGGTTGCACGCCATTGACGCCCGCAGCGGCGGCCCGCTGTGGAAAGTCGAGGTGGGCACGGTCCACGCGACCCCGGCCCTGTTGCCCACCGGCCCGGCCGAGGCCACACTCGTCATCGCCACCTGGCCGGGCGAAGTTCACGCCCTGCGTCTGAGTGCGGCGTCGGGGCGCGCGGCGCTCAGGGCCGACGAACCCATCCTGTGGACCTACGACCTGGAAGACGAGGTCTGGGCCTCGCCTGCCATCGCCCGTTCGGCAGTGGCGGCGCCTCTGCTGGCCACTGCGGCGCCTGCCGAGGTGGCGCGTGGTCCGGCCGGGGGGCATGGGGTGGTCGTGGTGGCCGGGTGGGGGGGGGTGGTGCGGGCCCTGCGGCTCTCGGACGGCGAGGACCTGTGGGCGCACGCGCTGGAGGGCCGGGTCACGGCCAGCCCGGTCATCAGCGGCGGGCTGGTGTACATCGCCTCCGAGCTGGGCGAACTGGCGGTGCTCGACCTCGCCACGGGCGCGGTGCGCTGGACCCGGCGCGAGCGCACCGGCGTGCAGGCCACGCCTCTGGCGGCCGGGGGCGCGCTGTACGTGGCCTTCATGGACGGCACCCTGCGCGCCTACCGCGACGCCACCCCGGCCTGGACGGCGGGCGGCGTGCGCGAGGACTGA
- a CDS encoding peptidylprolyl isomerase, whose amino-acid sequence MNITQDKVVELEYKLTVDGEVIDQSEPGEPLVYLQGHNNIIPGLERALDGKQTGDSMQVVVQPEDGYGVRDEDAIEDLERSDFEDDIEVGATYYAQAEDGSVLPFTVLAIDGDTVQVDFNPPLAGQVLNFDVTVLNVRDATAEELEHGHAHMEGMDEH is encoded by the coding sequence ATGAACATCACCCAGGACAAAGTCGTCGAACTCGAATACAAGCTCACGGTAGACGGCGAGGTCATCGACCAGAGCGAACCCGGCGAGCCGTTGGTGTACCTCCAGGGCCACAACAACATCATTCCGGGCCTGGAGCGCGCGCTCGACGGCAAGCAGACCGGCGACAGCATGCAGGTCGTTGTGCAGCCCGAGGATGGGTACGGCGTGCGTGATGAGGACGCTATCGAGGACCTCGAACGCTCGGACTTCGAGGACGACATCGAGGTCGGCGCGACCTACTACGCCCAGGCCGAGGATGGCAGCGTGCTGCCCTTCACCGTGCTTGCCATCGACGGCGACACCGTGCAGGTGGACTTCAACCCCCCGCTGGCCGGGCAGGTCCTGAACTTCGACGTGACGGTCCTGAACGTGCGCGACGCGACCGCCGAGGAACTCGAGCACGGTCACGCCCACATGGAAGGGATGGACGAGCACTAA
- the glp gene encoding gephyrin-like molybdotransferase Glp: MPLPASPVPPAFPKHVSVEEARAMLAALLPDPGTETVGVSQALGRVLAQDLAARVSHPSATESALDGVACREADTRSAGQAAPVLLKVVGESRAGEPFTGEVGPGECVRIYTGAPMARGTDAICPVEQLRDQGTDAVELLRAASPGDVRPEGGDFRAGEVVMRAGLPLTSPRLALATALGHAEVMVRRRLRVALLSTGDEVVAPGTPLQPGQVYDSNSVGLGAMLREAGCEVVPLGHAPDRPEALEDAIARAGGADVLLSSGGVSMGKYDFMRDLLIDHGRVSFWKVRMRPGGPALLGGWKGLPVFGLPGNPVSSLVVFHVIVRPALTGQPVQTLRLRAATPFRTLNDKTAFWRANITGGQVSDYGRQGSGVLRSLSDAGALVIVPEGQQVEVGDEVDVILL, translated from the coding sequence ATGCCCCTGCCTGCTTCCCCCGTTCCGCCCGCGTTCCCCAAGCATGTCAGTGTCGAGGAGGCGCGCGCCATGCTCGCGGCGCTGCTGCCCGACCCCGGTACGGAGACAGTCGGGGTCTCGCAGGCCCTAGGCCGGGTTCTCGCGCAGGACCTCGCAGCACGGGTCAGCCATCCCTCGGCCACCGAAAGCGCGCTGGACGGCGTCGCCTGCCGCGAGGCCGACACGCGGAGCGCGGGCCAGGCGGCCCCCGTGCTCCTGAAGGTCGTGGGCGAGAGCCGGGCGGGCGAGCCGTTCACCGGCGAGGTGGGACCGGGCGAGTGCGTGCGGATCTACACGGGCGCCCCGATGGCGCGCGGCACCGACGCGATCTGCCCGGTCGAGCAACTCCGCGACCAGGGGACGGACGCTGTGGAGCTGCTGCGCGCCGCCAGTCCCGGCGACGTGCGCCCCGAGGGCGGCGATTTCCGCGCGGGCGAGGTGGTCATGCGCGCGGGGCTGCCCCTCACCTCGCCCCGGCTGGCGCTGGCGACTGCGCTGGGTCACGCCGAGGTCATGGTGCGGCGGCGGCTGCGCGTGGCCCTGCTCTCGACCGGTGACGAGGTGGTCGCCCCCGGCACCCCGCTGCAGCCGGGGCAGGTTTACGACAGCAACAGCGTGGGCCTGGGCGCCATGCTGCGTGAGGCGGGCTGCGAGGTGGTGCCGCTGGGTCACGCCCCCGACCGCCCCGAGGCGCTGGAGGACGCCATCGCGCGGGCGGGCGGCGCCGACGTGCTCCTGAGCAGCGGAGGCGTGAGCATGGGCAAATACGACTTCATGCGCGACCTCCTGATCGACCACGGCCGGGTGTCGTTCTGGAAGGTGCGGATGCGCCCCGGCGGTCCCGCACTCCTCGGCGGCTGGAAGGGCCTACCGGTGTTCGGGCTACCCGGCAACCCGGTGAGCAGCCTCGTGGTCTTTCACGTGATCGTGCGCCCGGCGCTGACCGGCCAGCCGGTGCAGACCCTGCGCCTGCGCGCCGCGACTCCCTTCCGGACCCTGAATGATAAGACCGCCTTCTGGCGCGCGAACATCACGGGCGGACAGGTCAGCGACTACGGCCGACAGGGCAGCGGCGTGCTGCGGTCCCTGAGCGACGCGGGCGCCCTCGTCATCGTCCCCGAGGGCCAGCAGGTGGAAGTGGGGGACGAGGTGGACGTAATCCTGCTGTAG
- a CDS encoding ammonium transporter, with amino-acid sequence MRRLDRTTALAAAPLLGLALGGAALAQGTATPPPTLDSGDTAWMLVSAALVLLMTPGLAFFYGGLTRAQSVLNTMMMSVVSIGLVGVLWMLAGYSIAFGPGGNAFIGGLSNLGLEGLQGQVTGTIPSYVFAAFQAMFAIIALALISGAVIERMRFGAFVLFGALWSLLIYSPLAHWVWSSDGWLFKDGALDFAGGTVIHISAGISALVAAFVLGPRIGYPRNAHIPHNVPLVLLGAGLLWFGWMGFNAGSAAAANQTAGLAFITTLIAPAAAMLTWLAWESSRAGKPTAVGAATGLVVGLVAITPACAFVSPWAAVIVGAAGATASYWAVQLKHRLRADDSLDVFACHGVAGIVGALLTGALAFTTGSGKPWGEQMLTQIISVVASVVWAGVGSFVLLKLVGVIMPLRVPASQEVAGIDQSAHSEQGYSENETGLGAPVFLGGD; translated from the coding sequence ATGCGCAGACTCGACCGCACCACCGCCCTCGCGGCCGCGCCCCTGCTGGGACTGGCGCTCGGCGGCGCCGCCCTGGCCCAGGGCACGGCGACCCCGCCCCCCACCCTCGACAGCGGCGACACCGCCTGGATGCTCGTCTCGGCGGCCCTGGTGCTGCTGATGACGCCGGGGCTGGCCTTCTTCTACGGCGGCCTGACCCGCGCCCAGAGCGTCCTGAACACCATGATGATGAGCGTCGTGTCCATCGGGCTCGTCGGTGTGCTGTGGATGCTCGCGGGCTACTCCATCGCCTTCGGGCCGGGCGGCAACGCCTTTATCGGCGGCCTGTCCAACCTGGGCCTGGAGGGGTTGCAGGGCCAGGTCACCGGGACCATTCCCAGCTACGTCTTCGCGGCCTTCCAAGCGATGTTCGCCATCATCGCGCTGGCGCTCATCTCGGGAGCGGTCATCGAGCGGATGCGCTTCGGGGCGTTCGTGCTGTTCGGCGCCCTCTGGAGCCTGCTGATCTACTCGCCCCTGGCCCACTGGGTCTGGAGCAGCGACGGCTGGCTGTTCAAGGACGGCGCGCTGGACTTCGCGGGCGGCACCGTCATCCATATCTCGGCCGGCATCTCGGCGCTCGTCGCCGCCTTCGTGCTGGGGCCGCGCATCGGCTACCCGCGCAACGCCCACATTCCGCACAACGTGCCGCTTGTGCTGCTGGGCGCGGGCCTGCTGTGGTTCGGCTGGATGGGCTTCAATGCTGGGTCGGCCGCCGCCGCCAACCAGACCGCCGGCCTCGCCTTCATCACCACCCTGATCGCCCCCGCCGCCGCGATGCTCACCTGGCTCGCCTGGGAATCCTCGCGCGCCGGCAAGCCGACCGCTGTGGGCGCCGCCACCGGGCTGGTCGTGGGTCTGGTCGCCATCACCCCGGCCTGCGCCTTCGTCAGCCCCTGGGCCGCCGTGATCGTCGGGGCCGCCGGAGCCACCGCGAGCTACTGGGCTGTGCAGCTCAAGCACCGCCTGCGCGCCGACGACAGCCTCGACGTGTTCGCCTGCCACGGCGTCGCCGGGATCGTGGGCGCCCTGCTGACCGGCGCGCTGGCCTTCACGACCGGCAGCGGCAAGCCCTGGGGCGAGCAGATGCTCACGCAGATCATCAGCGTGGTCGCCAGCGTCGTCTGGGCGGGCGTCGGTTCCTTCGTCCTGCTCAAGCTCGTGGGCGTGATCATGCCGCTGCGGGTGCCGGCCAGCCAGGAAGTCGCGGGCATTGACCAGAGCGCCCACAGCGAGCAGGGCTACAGCGAGAACGAGACTGGCCTGGGCGCTCCCGTCTTTCTCGGCGGCGACTGA
- a CDS encoding P-II family nitrogen regulator, whose translation MKLITAIVRPERVQQVKEALFQAGISGLTLSRVSGHGGEQEIVEHYRGTRVMVEFHDKVEFRMAVSEPFVDIAIEAICKGARTGEVGDGKIFVQPMERVVRIRTGEEDNSALTPVNETRLTPV comes from the coding sequence ATGAAATTGATCACGGCGATCGTCAGACCCGAACGGGTCCAGCAGGTCAAGGAGGCGCTGTTCCAGGCCGGCATCAGCGGCCTGACCCTTTCGCGGGTCAGCGGGCACGGCGGCGAGCAGGAGATCGTGGAGCACTACCGCGGCACACGCGTGATGGTCGAGTTCCATGACAAGGTGGAATTCCGCATGGCGGTCAGCGAACCGTTTGTGGACATCGCCATCGAGGCGATCTGCAAGGGCGCGCGCACCGGCGAGGTGGGCGACGGCAAGATCTTCGTGCAGCCCATGGAGCGTGTCGTGCGCATCCGCACCGGCGAGGAAGACAACTCGGCCCTGACCCCCGTCAACGAAACCCGGCTGACTCCCGTCTGA
- a CDS encoding DNA topoisomerase IB — MPGRTDLLAEDYLRREGHDPKKFRYFHPDGTPYRDKAGIARIAALAVPPAYEDVYVAPDPDAEVQAFGRDAAGRLQYRYHPDFVEAGALKKWQRLSRFAGALPTLRTVTGSDLRLSGLPPRKVLALMTRLLHVARFRVGSDIYARQHQTYGLSTLRQRHVKVEGTTVVFDFKGKHGVLQHKAARGRTLSSNISRLLELPGPWLFQTVGPEGERRRIHAAELNAYLREVIGPFTAKDFRTWGGTLLAAEYLAEEGVRDTERAARQVLVDCVKYIAADLGNTPAVTRGSYICPVIFDRYLAGKVLDDYEPRTARQEAELEGLTRSEAALSRLLASEKTLRGRRRGAATA; from the coding sequence ATGCCGGGCCGCACCGATCTGCTCGCCGAGGACTACCTGCGCCGCGAGGGCCACGATCCCAAAAAGTTCCGTTACTTTCACCCCGACGGCACGCCGTACCGCGACAAGGCCGGGATTGCGCGCATCGCCGCGCTGGCGGTGCCGCCCGCCTACGAGGACGTGTACGTGGCCCCGGACCCGGACGCCGAGGTGCAGGCCTTTGGGCGCGACGCCGCCGGGCGGCTGCAGTACCGCTACCACCCCGACTTCGTGGAGGCGGGCGCGCTGAAGAAGTGGCAGCGCCTGAGCCGCTTCGCCGGGGCGCTGCCCACCCTGCGGACCGTAACCGGCAGCGACCTGCGCCTCAGCGGCCTGCCCCCGCGCAAGGTGCTGGCCCTGATGACCCGGCTGCTGCATGTCGCGCGCTTCCGGGTGGGCAGCGATATCTATGCCCGGCAGCACCAGACCTACGGCCTGAGCACCCTGCGCCAGCGTCACGTGAAGGTCGAGGGCACCACGGTCGTCTTCGACTTCAAGGGCAAGCACGGCGTCTTGCAGCACAAGGCGGCGCGGGGGCGCACCCTGAGCAGCAATATCTCGCGCCTGCTCGAATTGCCCGGCCCCTGGCTGTTCCAGACGGTCGGCCCAGAGGGCGAGCGCCGCCGTATCCACGCCGCAGAACTCAACGCCTACCTGCGCGAGGTCATCGGCCCCTTCACCGCCAAGGATTTCCGGACCTGGGGCGGCACGCTGCTCGCCGCCGAGTACCTGGCCGAGGAAGGCGTGCGGGACACCGAGCGCGCGGCGCGGCAGGTGCTGGTGGACTGCGTGAAGTATATCGCGGCTGACCTGGGCAATACGCCGGCCGTCACGCGCGGCAGCTACATCTGCCCGGTCATCTTCGACCGCTACCTGGCGGGCAAGGTCCTTGACGACTACGAGCCGCGCACGGCCAGGCAGGAGGCCGAGCTCGAGGGCCTGACCCGCAGCGAGGCCGCCCTGAGTCGACTGCTCGCCAGCGAGAAGACGCTGAGGGGCCGGCGGCGTGGGGCGGCGACTGCCTGA
- the carA gene encoding glutamine-hydrolyzing carbamoyl-phosphate synthase small subunit has protein sequence MIRKERAILALEDGTVYRGYAFGYRGETVGEVVFNTSMTGYQEIMTDPSYNGQIVTITYPHVGNYGVAIYDMESNKPYVRGFISREFSGEYSNHRAQQSLEAFMQQYGVVSIQGIDTRALVRRLREGGVVKGVIAHRSYTHPEDAYGEFTPAEEQVYVQRARDHQDIDGHDMTKEVTTPLPYAFPTLRQGKRVVLMDFGIKHTIIERLAEVGIEPIVVPAHTTPAQIMALQPHGLFLSNGPGDPAPLEYAHKTAWEMMGLLPTFGICLGHQILGLAAGGKTFKMKFGHRGGNQPVKNLLTGNVEITAQNHGYAVDIDSIPNGAFVATHVNLNDGTLEGMAHSRYPVFSVQYHPEASPGPHDSRYLFDRFIEEIDAFDGGDGSPIVKASAGRLGV, from the coding sequence ATGATCAGAAAAGAACGGGCCATCCTGGCTCTGGAAGACGGCACGGTGTACCGCGGCTACGCCTTTGGCTACCGCGGCGAGACGGTGGGCGAGGTGGTGTTCAACACTTCCATGACCGGGTATCAGGAGATCATGACCGATCCCTCGTACAACGGGCAGATCGTGACCATCACCTACCCGCACGTGGGTAACTACGGTGTGGCGATCTACGACATGGAGAGCAACAAGCCCTACGTGCGCGGGTTCATCTCGCGCGAGTTCTCGGGCGAGTACAGCAACCACCGCGCCCAGCAGTCGCTCGAAGCCTTCATGCAGCAGTACGGCGTCGTGTCCATCCAGGGCATCGACACCCGCGCCCTGGTGCGCCGGCTGCGCGAGGGCGGCGTGGTCAAGGGCGTCATCGCCCACCGCTCGTACACCCATCCCGAAGACGCCTACGGCGAGTTCACTCCCGCCGAGGAACAGGTCTACGTGCAGCGCGCCCGCGACCACCAGGACATTGACGGGCACGACATGACCAAGGAAGTCACCACGCCGCTGCCCTACGCCTTTCCCACGCTGCGGCAGGGCAAGCGCGTCGTGCTGATGGATTTCGGGATCAAGCACACCATCATCGAGCGTCTGGCCGAGGTAGGGATCGAGCCCATCGTGGTGCCGGCCCACACCACCCCGGCGCAGATCATGGCGCTGCAACCGCACGGCCTGTTCCTCTCGAACGGTCCCGGTGACCCCGCTCCGCTGGAGTACGCCCACAAGACCGCGTGGGAGATGATGGGCCTGCTGCCGACCTTCGGCATCTGCCTGGGCCACCAGATTCTGGGCCTCGCGGCAGGCGGCAAGACCTTCAAGATGAAGTTCGGGCACCGGGGCGGTAACCAGCCGGTCAAGAACCTGCTGACCGGCAATGTCGAGATCACGGCCCAGAACCACGGCTACGCAGTGGACATCGACTCGATTCCCAACGGGGCCTTCGTGGCCACGCACGTCAACCTCAACGACGGCACGCTGGAGGGTATGGCCCACAGCCGCTACCCGGTGTTCAGCGTGCAGTACCACCCCGAGGCCAGCCCCGGCCCACACGACAGCCGCTACCTCTTCGACCGCTTCATCGAGGAGATCGACGCTTTCGACGGCGGCGACGGTTCGCCCATCGTCAAGGCGAGCGCGGGGCGACTCGGCGTCTGA
- a CDS encoding N-acetyltransferase: MTLSLDSIAVPDLHPQAPLSTRKARLSDIEAIHELIGYWAARGLMLVRSRALLAETIRDFHLVLAEPHEDKPGGLAGVCGLHMLAPDLAEVRGLAIHPNMQGRGLGRDLVAACEREARDIALPGLFAWTYQQGFFEKCGFTRIDKTNLHPKVWSECQRCAFFENCNEIAMFRALE; the protein is encoded by the coding sequence ATGACCCTGTCTCTCGATTCCATCGCCGTGCCGGACCTGCACCCGCAGGCGCCGCTCTCTACCCGCAAAGCTCGCCTCAGCGACATTGAAGCCATCCACGAGCTCATCGGCTACTGGGCGGCGCGCGGACTGATGCTCGTGCGGTCGCGTGCCCTGCTGGCCGAGACCATCCGCGACTTCCACCTCGTGCTGGCCGAGCCACATGAGGACAAGCCGGGCGGACTGGCGGGCGTGTGCGGCCTGCATATGCTGGCCCCCGACCTGGCCGAGGTGCGTGGGCTGGCCATCCACCCCAACATGCAGGGGCGCGGCCTGGGGCGCGACCTCGTGGCCGCCTGTGAGCGCGAGGCCCGTGATATCGCGCTGCCGGGGCTGTTCGCCTGGACCTATCAGCAGGGTTTTTTCGAGAAGTGCGGCTTCACGCGCATCGACAAGACCAACCTGCATCCCAAGGTCTGGAGCGAGTGCCAGCGCTGCGCCTTCTTCGAGAACTGCAACGAGATCGCCATGTTCCGGGCGCTGGAATGA
- a CDS encoding GNAT family N-acetyltransferase: protein MTDANVSIRLANDTDRDTVIRVFHDAGLDTDAALAQGTTYWVMERGGQAIGAIGLEHGDGASLLRGAAVVPQARQGGLGRRLVMSAINYAQGRGDRAIYMFSKGGDWGSFGFTQVPLAVVMGDIPDAPQIQAYRAKGERPGGTTWMRQLGA, encoded by the coding sequence ATGACCGACGCCAATGTCAGCATTCGACTTGCCAACGACACCGACCGCGATACCGTCATCCGCGTCTTTCACGACGCCGGCCTGGACACGGACGCCGCCCTGGCCCAGGGCACGACCTACTGGGTCATGGAACGGGGAGGCCAGGCCATCGGGGCCATCGGGCTGGAACACGGGGACGGTGCCTCGCTGCTGCGCGGGGCGGCTGTGGTGCCGCAGGCCCGGCAGGGCGGCCTGGGCCGGCGACTGGTCATGAGCGCCATCAACTACGCGCAGGGCCGGGGCGACCGGGCCATCTACATGTTTTCCAAGGGGGGCGACTGGGGGTCCTTCGGGTTTACGCAGGTGCCTCTGGCCGTCGTGATGGGGGATATCCCCGACGCACCGCAGATTCAGGCCTACCGCGCCAAGGGCGAGCGCCCCGGCGGCACCACCTGGATGCGGCAACTGGGGGCCTGA
- a CDS encoding GNAT family N-acetyltransferase, with protein sequence MTLTNMHVKLRQAAPEDFPVILELLERCGLFTTSVTPAGGTYWVAELNGVPGGCIGLEHGEGASLIRSTAVTPEARSQGLGRALVQSALTHASLRGDRVVYLFSQEAGDYWKRFSFVPATVADIEAALPDAPQVRSGLLRGWIHEEQVWRRDIPQPRQAAEPAGAIG encoded by the coding sequence ATGACCCTCACCAACATGCACGTCAAGCTGCGCCAGGCCGCGCCTGAAGATTTCCCCGTCATTCTGGAGCTGCTGGAGCGCTGCGGCCTGTTCACCACCAGCGTCACCCCCGCGGGCGGCACCTACTGGGTCGCGGAACTCAACGGTGTGCCGGGCGGCTGCATCGGGCTGGAGCACGGCGAGGGCGCGTCCCTCATCCGTTCGACCGCCGTGACCCCGGAGGCCCGCTCGCAGGGGCTGGGGCGCGCGCTCGTGCAGAGCGCCCTGACACATGCCTCCTTGCGCGGCGACCGCGTGGTGTATCTCTTCAGTCAGGAGGCGGGCGACTACTGGAAACGGTTTTCCTTCGTGCCTGCCACCGTGGCCGACATCGAGGCGGCCCTGCCGGACGCCCCGCAGGTGCGCAGCGGCCTGCTGCGCGGCTGGATCCACGAGGAACAGGTCTGGCGGCGCGACATTCCGCAGCCGCGACAGGCGGCGGAACCGGCGGGGGCAATCGGGTGA
- a CDS encoding HIT family protein, producing MNITLPLDGSLLPRREREWAGWLARPHENPLSTRADFASGEVVLENDLCVYTQDARYADGLPYSGLIVTRRLCETVFDLTPQEAAAVHALLAEVRDLLDKTVQPDGYTVGWNVYPAGGQHIPHVHLHVIPRWKADATAGAGLRYFLKAARQETVREAERRPGS from the coding sequence ATGAACATCACTCTTCCCCTGGACGGCAGCCTGTTGCCCCGGCGTGAGCGCGAGTGGGCCGGCTGGCTCGCCCGTCCGCACGAGAACCCGCTCAGCACCCGCGCCGACTTTGCCAGTGGGGAGGTCGTGCTCGAAAACGACCTGTGCGTCTATACGCAGGATGCCCGCTACGCCGACGGTCTGCCGTACTCCGGATTGATCGTCACCCGGCGACTCTGCGAGACCGTCTTCGACCTGACTCCGCAGGAAGCGGCCGCGGTTCATGCGCTGCTGGCCGAGGTACGTGACCTGCTGGACAAAACGGTGCAGCCCGACGGCTACACGGTGGGTTGGAACGTTTATCCGGCGGGCGGCCAGCACATTCCGCACGTTCACCTGCACGTCATTCCGCGTTGGAAGGCGGACGCCACAGCCGGTGCGGGCCTGCGGTATTTCCTCAAAGCGGCCCGGCAGGAGACGGTGCGGGAAGCCGAGCGACGACCTGGTTCCTGA